In Kaistella sp. 97-N-M2, the sequence TATAATCTGAAGCTTTCGCCTCTTTTGAAGACAACGTTTTAGTTATCGATTCTAAAACTTCATTTTTAGAATTCATCTCGATCGGAACTTTTACAAGAGTATTTTCCCAATTGATGGTCAGGTTGGCTTTGTCATTTTTAAGGTCCGCAAAACCAATGCTGAACGTTTCGGAATACATGGAACTTTTCTCTGCTTTAACTTTCGTTCTGGCAGCAATCAAGTCTGCGCTGAGTTCTTTTGGGGCGCCCCATTGTTCCGTGTCTTTATACAGAATAACTTCCCAATCGGTTTGGGACGGAATGGAATACAGTGCATATTTTCCGGCCGGAACTTTAATGCCACCGAAAAGTGCATCGCCGGAGAAAGTAATATCGGTAGAGCCATTCGCGCCGGTTCTCCAGAGTTGATTCATCGGTACCAAATCTCCAAAAATGGTACGGCCTTTCGCCGAAGGCCTGGAATAATCGACGGTTACTTCTGCCAGCCCTATCGATTGTTTCACGCTGGATGAGGGACTGGGCTGCGGTGTTTTCACCTGGGCGTTACCAAGAGAAACTGCACCGGCCGCAAGTAGGGATAAAAGAATTTTTTTCATCTTTAAAAAGTTTTTATTAGTGTATAAATTTACTTAAAATTTTATTGCTTTACTAATTTAATGAAGTTTGGGGGTAGAAAGTTACCATTAAGAACCTCTGCTTTCCGGATACAAAAAAAGCTCATCAAAATAATTGATGAGCTTTAAAAAGACTGGCGGCGACCTACTCTCCCGCTTTCGCAGTACCATCGGCGCTAGAGGGCTTAACTTCTGTGTTCGGAATGGGAACAGGTGAGCCCCTCTGCTAAAACCACCCTAAGTTGGTTTTGTACAAAAGGTTGTACAGTATATTATTATTAAAAAAGACGAGTGTAGATAATAGACGGATAGATAATAGACTTTAAGTCTCTTATCTCTTGTCTTTAAATCTTATGTCTGATTTAAAAAATCGATAAAAACGTTCACAAAGAGAAGACCGTGTTGCACTTTCGGAGTGCCTATATTAAGCTATAAATCTACGGGTAATTAGTACTACTCGGCTATGACATTACTGCCTTTACACCTATAGCCTATCAACGTTGTCATCTCCAACGACCCTTAAAAGATGTCTCATCTTGAGGCAGGTTTCGCACTTATATGCTTTCAGTGCTTATCCTTTCCAAACGTAGCTACTCTGCGATGCACTTGGCAATACAACAGATACACCAGAGGTTTGTTCAAATCGGTCCTCTCGTACTAGATTCAAGCCCTCTCAAACATCTAACGCCCGCAATAGATAGAGACCGAACTGTCTCACGACGTTCTGAACCCAGCTCGCGTGCCACTTTAATGGGCGAACAGCCCAACCCTTGGGACCTTCTCCAGCCCCAGGATGTGACGAGCCGACATCGAGGTGCCGAACCTCCCCGTCGATATGAGCTCTTGGGGGAGACTAGCCTGTTATCCCCGGAGTACCTTTTATCCTATGAGCGATGGCCCTTCCATACGGAACCACCGGATCACTATGTCCTGCTTTCGCACCTGATCGACTTGTAGGTCTCACAGTCAAGCACCCTTATGCCATTACACTCTACGCACGGTTACCAAGCGTGCTGAGGGTACCTTTGAAAGCCTCCGTTACTCTTTTGGAGGCGACCACCCCAGTCAAACTACCCACCACGCAATGTCCTTCTGTTAAGAAGTTAGGCTCCAAATAAACAAAGGGTGGTATTTCAACGTTGACTCCACCGACACTAGCGTGCCAGCTTCAAAGTCTCCCACCTATCCTACACATTGTTTATTCAAAGTCAATACGAAGTTATAGTAAAGGTTCACAGGGTCTTTTCGTCCCATTGCGGGTACTCGGCATCTTCACCGAGACTACAATTTCACAGAGCTCATGGTTGAGACAGTGCCCAGATCGTTACACCATTCGTGCAGGTCGGAACTTACCCGACAAGGAATTTCGCTACCTTAGGACCGTTATAGTTACGGCCGCCGTTTACTGGGGCTTCAGTTAATTGCTTCGCCTTGCGGCTAACAACCTTCCTTAACCTTCCAGCACCGGGCAGGTGTCAGACCCTATACAGCATCTTTCGATTTAGCAGAGTCCTGTGTTTTTGATAAACAGTCGCCTGGGCCTCTTCACTGCGGCCAGCATTGCTGCTGGCGTCTCTTCTTCCGAAGTTACGAGACTATTTTGCCTAGTTCCTTAACCATGATTCACTCTAGCACCTTAGGATTCTCTCCTCGACTACCTGTGTCGGTTTTGGTACGGGTTGCTTCACTTCGGCTTTTCTTGGAACCGCTTTCCCTACAACAACTTCGCCCGAAGGCTAGGTCTTGACTATTCCGTCAGTCTCCAGTAAGTACGGCAGTCCGTCCCCTTTTTAGTGTGAGCAAGTTAGGGAATATTAACCCTATGTCCATCCACTTCCCCTTTCGGGTTCGCGTTAGGTCCCGACTAACCCTCAGCTGATTAGCATGGCTGAGGAAACCTTAGTCTTTCGGTGAGCGGGTTTCTCGCCCGCTTTATCGTTACTTATGCCTACATTTTCTTTTCTGTACGCTCCACCAGAACTCACGTTCCAGCTTCTGTGCAAACAGAATGCTCCCCTACCAGATATAACTCTAAAGTTATAAATCCATAGCTTCGGTACTATACTTATGCCCGATTATTATCCATGCCGAACCGCTCGACTAGTGAGCTGTTACGCACTCTTTAAATGAATGGCTGCTTCCAAGCCAACATCCTAGCTGTCAATGCAGTTCAACCGCGTTATTTCAACTTAGTATAGATTTGGGGACCTTAGCTGTTGGTCCGGGTTCTTTCCCTCTCGGACATGGACCTTAGCACCCATGCCCTCACTGCTGCAGAACATTTATTAGCATTCGGAGTTTGTCAGGAATTGGTAGGTGATGAAACCCCCGCATCCAATCAGTAGCTCTACCTCTAATAAACTATATTGCAACGCTGCACCTAAATGCATTTCGGGGAGTACGAGCTATCTCCCAGTTTGATTGGCCTTTCACCCCTACCCACAAGTCATCCGAAGACTTTTCAACGTCAACCGGTTCGGTCCTCCACTTTGTGTTACCAAAGCTTCAACCTGCCCATGGGTAGATCACAAGGTTTCGCGTCTAATCCTACTAACTAAGCGCCCTATTCAGACTCGCTTTCGCTCCGCCTCCGTACCTGAAGTACTTAAGCTCGCTAGTAAAATTAACTCGTAGGCTCATTATGCAAAAGGCACGCCGTCACCCAACTTGTGGGCTCCGACCGCTTGTAGGCGTACGGTTTCAGGTTCTCTTTCACCCTTCTATTCGAAGTGCTTTTCACCTTTCCTTCACAGTACTTGTTCACTATCGGTCTTTCAGGAGTATTTAGCCTTGGAGGATGGTCCCCCCATATTCAGACAGGATTTCACGTGTCCCGCCCTACTCATTTATCATCCAAATATGCCTTTCAAATACGGGGCTATCACCCGCTATGGCCGTTCTTTCCAGAACGTTCTTCTAAACATATAAAGACTTTTGGGCTAATCCGCTTTCGCTCGCCGCTACTTACGGAATCTCTTCGATTTCTTTTCCTCCGGGTACTTAGATGTTTCAGTTCTCCGGGTTTGCTCTCTAAATAAATAGAGTGACTGGTCTTCAACCAGCCGGGTTGCCCCATTCGGACATCTGCGGATCAATTCGTGTGTGCCGATCCCCGCAGCTTTTCGCAGCTTACCGCGTCCTTCTTCGCCTCTGAAAGCCTAGGCATCCGCCATACGCCCTTAACGATTTCTTTCCTAATATAAAATTAGTTCAGTATTTTTTGTCTAACATTGCTGTTAAACGATATTTTTAAAACTCGGCACCCGAAAGTGCGCGGTTTTCTCTTTGTGATGTTCTTATCGTTAATGTCAATGATCTTTTTTCTTATTAGTTCCTTAATAAACAGAAATTGTTTTTGGCTCTTTCCGTCACTTTTAAATTAAAGTCCTAATACGTGAATAATCGAGGTATCGCTCCTCTTTAATAAACATTCTTATGTTTACTTTGCCTTCTCTGGCATCATTCTTCAATCTTAAAATATAAATATCTTCTGTTCTTGCTTTATTTCTAAAGCTTTTTGCTGTATCGCTACAACTTTTCTCACTATACTGCTATAGTTTGTGGAGAATAAGGGAGTCGAACCCTTGACCTCCTGCGTGCAAGGCAGGCGCTCTAGCCAACTGAGCTAATTCCCCGCTAGTGGAGTCTTTGAGTAAGTGCGCAGTGGAGTGTTTGGGTATTTCTACTCCTTAACTCTTCTGCTTTTCTACTCTTGTACTCTAAATTAGTAGTCTCGGGCAGGCTCGAACTGCCGACCTCTACATTATCAGTGTAGCGCTCTAACCAGCTGAGCTACGAGACTCTTTTATGAGTAATGGGTGATGAGTAATAAGTAATATGTGAATATTATCTTTCCTCTCCTTCATCCTCAATCTCTATTCCCTGATTACTAATCCTAGTGGGTATATTTTTTAAATACCAACCGTCCAAATAAGAAAAAACTAAAGCTAACTTTAAGTAAAGCCAATGATACTTGCGTATCGTGTTGTTTGTTTATACTCTCCTAACGAAGAGTCTCAAAAATGAGATGTTCCAGCCGCACCTTCCGGTACGGCTACCTTGTTACGACTTAGCCCTAGTTACCTGTTTTACCCTAGGCAGCTCCTTTTACGGTCACCGACTTCAGGTACCCCAGACTTCCATGGCTTGACGGGCGGTGTGTACAAGGCCCGGGAACGTATTCACCGCGCCATGGCTGATGCGCGATTACTAGCGATTCCAGCTTCATAGAGTCGAGTTGCAGACTCCAATCCGAACTGAGACCGGCTTTCGAGATTCGCATCACATCGCTGTGTAGCTGCCCTCTGTACCGGCCATTGTATTACGTGTGTGGCCCAAGACGTAAGGGCCGTGATGATTTGACGTCATCCCCACCTTCCTCACTACTTGCGTAGGCAGTCTCACTAGAGTCCTCAACTTAATGTTAGCAACTAGTGACAGGGGTTGCGCTCGTTGCAGGACTTAACCTAACACCTCACGGCACGAGCTGACGACAACCATGCAGCACCTTGAAAAATGTCCGAAGAAGGGTCTATTTATAAACCTGTCATTTCCCATTTAAGTCTTGGTAAGGTTCCTCGCGTATCATCGAATTAAACCACATAATCCACCGCTTGTGCGGGCCCCCGTCAATTCCTTTGAGTTTCATTCTTGCGAACGTACTCCCCAGGTGGCTAACTTATCGCTTTCGCTTGGTCTCTGAATCCGAAAATCCAAAAACGAGTTAGCATCGTTTACGGCGTGGACTACCAGGGTATCTAATCCTGTTCGCTACCCACGCTTTCGTCCCTCAGCGTCAGTTAAATTTTGGTAACCTGCCTTCGCAATTGGTGTTCTAAGTAATATCTATGCATTTCACCGCTACACTACTTATTCCAGCTACCTCAAATTTACTCAAGACCAACAGTATCAATGGCAGTTTCATAGTTAAGCTATGAGATTTCACCACTGACTTATCAGTCCGCCTGCGGACCCTTTAAACCCAATAAATCCGGATAACGCTTGCACCCTCCGTATTACCGCGGCTGCTGGCACGGAGTTAGCCGGTGCTTATTCGTACAGTACCTTCAGCTATTTACACGTAAATAGGTTTATTCCTGTACAAAAGAAGTTTACAATCCGTAGGACCTTAATCCTTCACGCGGGATGGCTGGATCAGGCTCTCACCCATTGTCCAATATTCCTCACTGCTGCCTCCCGTAGGAGTCTGGTCCGTGTCTCAGTACCAGTGTGGGGGATCTCCCTCTCAGGACCCCTAAAGATCACAGACTTGGTGAGCCGTTACCTCACCAACTATCTAATCTTGCGCGTGCCCATCTCTATCCACCGGAGTTTTCAATATCTAATGATGCCATCAAATATATTATGGAGTATTAATCTTCCTTTCGAAAGGCTATTCCCCTGATAAAGGTAGGTTGCACACGTGTTACGCACCCGTACGCCGCTCTCTCTGTTCCGAAGAACAAATACCGCTCGGCTTGCATGTGTTAGGCCTCCCGCTAGCGTTCATCCTGAGCCAGGATCAAACTCTCCATTGTATGTTTGTCTGACTCACTCAAAGTTATTAACGCTTTAGTTTTTTCTTACTTTTTGGTTGTTATTTGTATGTCAATGATCTCTATGCTTCTCGCTTTATATCCGGAATCTCTTCTGTCGTTTGTTCCGAATTGCGAGTGCAAAAGTAGGTATTAATTTTATGATGACCAAATGTTTTTGAAAGAAATTTGAAACTTTATCTTGTAAGCCTCAATCCCAATCCCTAATAACACTCAATCCAAATCCTCTCCTGCGCTCCCCTCCTCTCTCGATTTGGGATTGCAAAGATAAGAACTTATTCCTAATTAGCAAGCTTTATAAACAAAAAAAATAAAAATTTTATTTCCCATCTATTCAATTCTTACCTCTACTTCGCTACCTATTAAGGTTCGGCAAAGATAAGTTAATATTAAGTTCACTCACAAGCACTATTTAAATCTATTTACCAAATGTGGAAAAGTACCCCTGTAAGAATTTGATTTTTAAGAAGGTACCAAAAAATTAAAGTTATCCACACTGCGAAATATACCAAAATTGCGGTAGGGATAGTAGTGGAAATCCCGCAGTAGCACAGGCCTTAGCGGCCGCAAACGAGGAATTGGAACGCATAGCCCGACCTGAGCCAGGCAAAATTAACTATTACAAAAATAAGCCCCGGCGAAGGGACCGCCCAAAAAAATTAAAAGGTAAGATCATTCTGATTTAATTATCTTGAAAATCAAGGAAGGGTCCACGGCAACGCAGATCCATGGATAAAAGTACAAGATAAAGCCAAGCCATTTTTAAGACATTATGGAACCATACGATTGTAAGGAACATTAAAAGACCTCGACAAGTCCTCAGAAGGGCCTACCGTGAGTAATCGAATAGGTAGACTATTAAGCATGTTTTGAAGCAAGTACTATTAAGATGACCATGGGGGTGAGATCAATGTATGTTGTTATGTAAGTTATAGGAAATTGTACTTTTTATTTCTAACTTATTGTACAGGTTTGTTGGATTTCCGGATACAAAAAAAGCTCATCAAAATAATTGATGAGCTTTAAAAAGACTGGCGGCGACCTACTCTCCCGCTTTCGCAGTACCATCGGCGCTAGAGGGCTTAACTTCTGTGTTCGGAATGGGAACAGGTGAGCCCCTCTGCTAAAACCACCCTAAGTTGGTTTTGTACAAAAGGTTGTACAGTATATTATTATTAAAAAAGACGAGTGTAGATAATAGACGGATAGATAATAGACTTTAAGTCTCTTATCTCTTGTCTTTAAATCTTATGTCTGATTTAAAAAATCGATAAAAACGTTCACAAAGAGAAGACCGTGTTGCACTTTCGGAGTGCCTATATTAAGCTATAAATCTACGGGTAATTAGTACTACTCGGCTATGACATTACTGCCTTTACACCTATAGCCTATCAACGTTGTCATCTCCAACGACCCTTAAAAGATGTCTCATCTTGAGGCAGGTTTCGCACTTATATGCTTTCAGTGCTTATCCTTTCCAAACGTAGCTACTCTGCGATGCACTTGGCAATACAACAGATACACCAGAGGTTTGTTCAAATCGGTCCTCTCGTACTAGATTCAAGCCCTCTCAAACATCTAACGCCCGCAATAGATAGAGACCGAACTGTCTCACGACGTTCTGAACCCAGCTCGCGTGCCACTTTAATGGGCGAACAGCCCAACCCTTGGGACCTTCTCCAGCCCCAGGATGTGACGAGCCGACATCGAGGTGCCGAACCTCCCCGTCGATATGAGCTCTTGGGGGAGACTAGCCTGTTATCCCCGGAGTACCTTTTATCCTATGAGCGATGGCCCTTCCATACGGAACCACCGGATCACTATGTCCTGCTTTCGCACCTGATCGACTTGTAGGTCTCACAGTCAAGCACCCTTATGCCATTACACTCTACGCACGGTTACCAAGCGTGCTGAGGGTACCTTTGAAAGCCTCCGTTACTCTTTTGGAGGCGACCACCCCAGTCAAACTACCCACCACGCAATGTCCTTCTGTTAAGAAGTTAGGCTCCAAATAAACAAAGGGTGGTATTTCAACGTTGACTCCACCGACACTAGCGTGCCAGCTTCAAAGTCTCCCACCTATCCTACACATTGTTTATTCAAAGTCAATACGAAGTTATAGTAAAGGTTCACAGGGTCTTTTCGTCCCATTGCGGGTACTCGGCATCTTCACCGAGACTACAATTTCACAGAGCTCATGGTTGAGACAGTGCCCAGAT encodes:
- a CDS encoding DUF2911 domain-containing protein, with product MKKILLSLLAAGAVSLGNAQVKTPQPSPSSSVKQSIGLAEVTVDYSRPSAKGRTIFGDLVPMNQLWRTGANGSTDITFSGDALFGGIKVPAGKYALYSIPSQTDWEVILYKDTEQWGAPKELSADLIAARTKVKAEKSSMYSETFSIGFADLKNDKANLTINWENTLVKVPIEMNSKNEVLESITKTLSSKEAKASDYNQAAGYLLQQNMDLKKALEYANKANEMQPDVYYMLKQKAEIQAANGMKKEAVATAKKSLELAKKEGNEDYVKINTDNIAKWSK